The genomic window CACCGTCGTCGGTCAGCGGCGGCGGCCACTGGCGCGACCCGCCTCGCCGCTCCCCGCGGTACCAGCAGACTTGGCGGCCAGCAGGGCGGTGCGGACGCGTACCGCGCCCTGAGGCGTGACGGGGGCTTCACCACCGACGGCCACTGCTCGGTTCCCAAGGCCCGCACAGCCGCGGCAGACGCCTGACCGGGGCACCGGGTCGTGGCACTCGGCACACTCGGAGTACCGGGCCGCTCGGGGCTGTTCGGGGACCTGGACGACCGGATGAACATCACCATCCAGCTGATGCCGTTCAGTGCCGGCTTCCACCCCGGCCTGGATGGGGCGTTCGTGCTCATGGGATTCGCGCCGCCGAATCCGAACGTCGTCTGGGTGGAGAATGGCCCCAACTCGGTGTACTTCGAGGGGTCAGCTGACGTGGAGCGGTACACCGAGGTCTTCGACCACCTGCGGGCCCGTGCCCTCGGTCCACCCGAGACCCGTAACCAGATCAACAGGAGCCTCAAGGAGCTGTAGGCGTGAGCACCACCAAGCCCGACCCCGCCGAGCTGGACTTCTCCGGCGTCACCTGGGAGAAGTCCCCGTTCAGCGGCGGCAATGACAACTGCGTGGAGTTCGGGGTGGCCGGCGAGTTCATTGCCGTCCGCGACTCCAAGCGCCCTGAGCAGACGCCGCTGGTCTACACCCGTAACGAGATCAAGGCCATGATCCTCGGTGCCAAGGCCGGTGTGTTCGACCATCTCGTCTGACCGGGCGTAGCAGTCGTCCGGAGTGATCGGCAGTGGAGTGGCGGCCGACCCCAGCGTCAGCGGGGTCGGCCGCCATCGTGTTTGTGCCTGCCCGGTGGTGGGTGGGTGCTGCGGGCGTGCGGGCGTTGGCGTTTGGGCGAGATAACGCTGCGTGTTCGCCTTGCTTCGTCCTGGGGATGCTCCCTGTTCGGTGGGATCGGTGGGTCTTCGCCAAGGCGGGACGCTTGCCGTTCCGAGGGTGTGGCTGTGAGCTGCGAGTATGACATTGATTCGAACGGGTGATCGAACGATAGCAGAGCGAAATCCGGCTTTGCTTTTCCGTACACATGTTCGATCCTGGTCTCGTGGAGGCATCACTCAGCGCACTGGCACCTCAGCTCCAGCAGGCCCGGCCCGGGCCGCTGGTGCCGGTGCTGCCTGCCCTGCGGGCGCTGCTGCCACAGCGTGGGCTGCGGCCGGGCACCGCTGTGTCGGTCGGCGGGGACACCGCACTGCTGCTCACGCTGGCCTCTGCCGCCACTGCGGCCGGGACCTGGTGCGGGGCGATCGGGCTGGGTGGGCTGGGACTGGTGGCCGCGGCCGAGCTGGGTGTGCGGCTCGACCGGTTCGTGCTGGTCGAGTCGCCGGGGGAGCGGTGGCCGGAGGTCGTCGCGGCGATGGCGGACGCCTTCGGGATCCTGCTGGTGCGTCCGGTCGGGCCGGTGGGCGGGGCGGTGGCGGCCCGGCTCGGTGCGGTCGCCCGTCGGACGGGGTGCGTGCTGCTGGTGGCCGGTCCGTGGCCGGGCGCGCAGGTGTGCCTGGAGGTCGTCGACCGGTCGTGGACGGGGGTGGGCCGGGGCCGCGGCCGGCTGCGGGCCCGCCGGATCCAGGTGACGGCCGCCGGGCGCGGTGCCGCGGCCCGGAGCCGCACGGTGGCGCTGTGGCTGCCTGACGAGAACGGGACGATCAGCCCGGTCGAGCCGCTGGTGACGGGCACCGGGCCGGTGGCCACCGGTGCGCGTGCTCCGCTGGCGGTGGTGTGATGAGCAACAGTGCGATCAGTGACGGCGGGATCAACGGCGGCGCGATCAGGAACAGTGCGATCAGCGACGGTGCGATCAGTGACGGCGCGGCGCCCAGGGCGCTGGCCGCCTGGTGTCCCGACTGGCCGGTGATCGCCGTGCTCGGTCCGCACCCGGCGCCCGAGCGGCTGGTGGCCGTGGTCGAGCGCGGCCGGGTCCTGGCCGCCACCGACGCCGCCCGCGCCGCCGGTATCGGCCGCGGCCAGAAGGTCCGCACGGCCCAGGCCACCGTGGCCGGCCTGGAGATCCACGAGCGTCAGGCGGACGAGGAGGCGAAGCAGTTCGAGCCGGTCGCCGACGCCGTCGGCGCGCTCGCCGCGCGCCTGGAGGTGCTGCGGCCGGGGCTGCTGGCGGTCCCCGCCGACGGGCCGGCCCGCTACCACGGCGGGGAGGAGCGCCTGGTCG from Kitasatospora sp. NBC_01250 includes these protein-coding regions:
- a CDS encoding DUF397 domain-containing protein — protein: MSTTKPDPAELDFSGVTWEKSPFSGGNDNCVEFGVAGEFIAVRDSKRPEQTPLVYTRNEIKAMILGAKAGVFDHLV
- a CDS encoding Scr1 family TA system antitoxin-like transcriptional regulator, yielding MALGTLGVPGRSGLFGDLDDRMNITIQLMPFSAGFHPGLDGAFVLMGFAPPNPNVVWVENGPNSVYFEGSADVERYTEVFDHLRARALGPPETRNQINRSLKEL